In Sphingomonas sp. LR60, the following are encoded in one genomic region:
- the motA gene encoding flagellar motor stator protein MotA yields the protein MFPAIGLVILLGMVFGGFAITGGNLGPVFEAIPHEMLIIGGAAVGALVIGNSGKELKAVGSGLGKVFKGPKYKKQDYLDVIFLVSKLMKMLRMEGPIALEPHVEDPKSSAVFAEYPKLLKDHTLVNLIADTLRLVVVSSGTLDVHAVEEVMDNAIKTHHHEVEGPEHTLQSLADALPALGIVAAVLGIVKTMGSIDKPPSVLGGMIGSALVGTFMGVLLAYGIVNPFAGRLKQVIDADAAIYHVVKQIIIASLHGHPQPLVIEAARSGIDHKNQPGFAEVFDGLRGK from the coding sequence ATGTTCCCGGCCATCGGCCTCGTTATCCTCCTCGGCATGGTGTTCGGCGGTTTCGCCATCACCGGCGGCAATCTCGGCCCGGTGTTCGAGGCGATCCCGCACGAGATGCTCATCATCGGCGGCGCCGCGGTCGGCGCGCTGGTCATCGGCAATTCCGGTAAGGAATTGAAGGCGGTCGGCAGCGGCCTGGGCAAGGTCTTCAAAGGGCCGAAGTACAAGAAGCAGGATTATCTCGACGTCATCTTCCTCGTCAGCAAGCTGATGAAGATGCTGCGGATGGAAGGGCCGATCGCGCTCGAGCCGCATGTCGAGGATCCGAAGTCCTCGGCGGTGTTCGCCGAATATCCCAAGCTCCTGAAGGACCATACCCTGGTCAACCTGATCGCCGACACGCTGCGGCTGGTCGTCGTGTCCTCGGGCACGCTCGACGTCCACGCGGTCGAGGAGGTCATGGATAACGCGATCAAGACCCACCACCACGAGGTCGAGGGTCCGGAGCACACGCTCCAGAGCCTCGCCGACGCGCTTCCCGCGCTCGGCATCGTCGCGGCGGTGCTCGGCATCGTGAAGACGATGGGCTCGATCGACAAGCCGCCGTCGGTGCTCGGCGGGATGATCGGCTCGGCGCTGGTCGGGACGTTCATGGGCGTGTTGCTGGCGTACGGGATCGTCAATCCGTTCGCGGGCCGGCTCAAGCAGGTGATCGATGCCGATGCGGCGATCTATCACGTCGTCAAGCAGATCATCATCGCCTCGCTCCACGGCCATCCGCAGCCGCTGGTGATCGAGGCGGCGCGCTCGGGGATCGACCATAAGAACCAGCCCGGCTTCGCAGAGGTCTTTGACGGCCTGCGCGGTAAGTAA
- a CDS encoding flagellar motor protein MotB, whose translation MAKAPHGKNEPPKIVIVKKITVVAGGHHGGAWKVAYADFVTAMMAFFLLLWLLGATTEKQRKGIADYFAPTLIDKKRVGIGGNGMFGGESLTSKEKIGPKAGTSDLHALALVTTDPVGEAKGFGKKGSLRSASAIAKEDAKNFAKLRQQVMQKIAAQRELAKLAKHIRFSMTPEGMRIDLVDDADYSMFALGTTALASDASALIGLVAQGIKETQNPIMIRGYTDSLPYGDPRAMNNWMLSSGRAEATRRRLALGGIPEVRFNRIEGVADREPMIADNPQDPRNRRVAITLLYRAGSFGQ comes from the coding sequence ATGGCCAAGGCACCGCACGGCAAGAACGAGCCGCCCAAGATCGTCATCGTCAAGAAGATCACGGTCGTCGCCGGCGGTCACCATGGCGGTGCGTGGAAGGTCGCCTATGCCGATTTCGTGACGGCGATGATGGCGTTCTTCCTGCTGCTGTGGCTGCTGGGCGCGACCACCGAGAAGCAGCGCAAGGGCATCGCCGATTATTTCGCGCCGACGCTGATCGACAAGAAGCGCGTCGGGATCGGCGGCAACGGGATGTTCGGCGGCGAGTCGCTGACCTCGAAGGAGAAGATCGGCCCGAAGGCGGGCACGTCGGACCTCCACGCGCTGGCGCTGGTCACCACCGATCCGGTCGGCGAGGCGAAGGGCTTCGGCAAGAAGGGCTCGCTGCGCAGCGCGAGCGCGATCGCCAAGGAAGACGCCAAGAACTTCGCCAAGCTGCGCCAGCAGGTGATGCAGAAGATCGCCGCGCAGCGTGAACTGGCCAAGCTGGCCAAGCACATCCGCTTCTCGATGACACCGGAAGGGATGCGCATCGATCTGGTCGACGACGCCGATTATTCGATGTTCGCGCTCGGGACGACGGCGCTCGCCAGCGATGCGTCGGCGTTGATCGGGCTGGTCGCGCAGGGGATCAAGGAGACGCAGAACCCGATCATGATCCGCGGCTATACCGACAGCCTGCCCTATGGCGATCCGCGCGCGATGAACAACTGGATGCTGTCGTCGGGCCGCGCCGAGGCGACACGTCGGCGGCTTGCGCTGGGTGGCATCCCGGAAGTGCGCTTCAACCGGATCGAAGGCGTCGCCGATCGCGAGCCGATGATCGCCGACAATCCGCAGGATCCCCGCAACCGCCGCGTCGCGATCACCTTGCTCTACCGTGCGGGGTCGTTCGGGCAGTAA